Part of the Phragmites australis chromosome 23, lpPhrAust1.1, whole genome shotgun sequence genome is shown below.
CATTAGAAAACggcatctatttgagaacgaaGGTAGTATATCAACATCATGTTGCAGACCTTTGGTGTGGAGACCAGTAGACATGACATCAGCTAAGTTCTTTTCTCCGGACTCACTTGTATTTGTTTTCCCACCAACTCTCCCTTGCTCAGCTACAGGGCTTTGCTCTTCACGATTTCCAACAGTGAAATAAATTGGCAAAACATCTGGAGATTTTGCAAGGATCGAGGCCGCCTTCAGCATATTGACAAGATGGTAATGGCCAAAGCTATTTATAATTTTACATGATCAGTGAAGTAATTATATGCCAGCTTTCAAGCATCCAAAGACGATCGATAAATTACAATTGTGATTATGCTTGGCTACAACAGATAAAATGAACCTTGCAAAAGCCTATAAATTTGGCAACACAGGTAATAAATTCACAGTTAACAGGGATAGCAATAGCTACAttatataaatttaaaatttttgaagaTGCGTGAATTACCATCTGTGCTCACATCGTGACTATCCTTTTGCCAAGCAAATTGAGGTTCCGTAACTGTTACAGTGGTGTCATCACAGTAAGATAAAATTGGTGAAGCAACTTCTGCAGCACCAACAGGCACTGAAACAGGAGCCTCATTAGAATTTCCTACATACAAACCATCTGTGCTAAAATAAGTCAAGAAGAAGAGCGAAAAGGTACCTTCATCCAATTGTTTTTTTGTCTCAGCATTAACAGTATAACTGTCATCTACAGTAGCTTCAGCCTCCAAAATGAGTACAGCAGTGCTCGATCTAATTTCTTGTGCAATACCAACAGATTTATTTAAAGCCTCCAAACCAACTTCATAGGAACCAGCTTTCACAATTTGAATGCGCTTAGCACCCAAGTTAACCTCACCTTCATCCGTCAATGTTTTGTTCTCTGAGACAATACCAGTGTGCGGGACTAGTTCTGAGATGCTTGATGATTGATCCAACTCCCCAAATCTTGTTTCAAATAAATGGCTATCGTCAGTTTCAATGTCAGAGTATTCCTGAGCTTGTTTACACTTATCTGAACTTTCCATTGCACACGAGTGGTAAATTTCTGGATTTTGACACCATTTGTCCACATCACCAGATTCTGACCCAGGTATCACCTTATGTACGCTCTGAACTATGCAAGTCTCTTCAGGGAGTGTTACAAGCAATGGACCTGAAGAGAACTCTTCTCCTGTGGCATTAACCTgacaaatttcttgaattttgcTACTAGACTCCTTACTATATTCACGAGCAACTTTATCTCCATCCTGTGTTGCTTCACTGATAACCATGTCATCAGATTTTGCCTCCTCCACAGACATAACTTCTTCTGGAGCAGTTGTTTTTCTCCTCTTTGCAGGCCTTCCCTTTGAAGTTGTGGAATTTGATTCCTTCTGTGATTTCAGTGGCTTCTCATGGTTAGTCCCTGTGTTATCTTTTCCATTTGGAGTTTGTGCGCTCTGCTCCTTCCTGAATTTCTGCCCACCAAAACCCTCTGTATTCCAGGAATCATTGGCTGGAGATGATATTTCCATTGAAGACCTTCTGCGTTTTCTCAATTTCATGCCCTCTTCACCCACTCTTTCACATGACACATACTTGTTTGGTCCAGGATGTGCTTTGTTATCATCAGATAAATTATGATTTGAAGATTTGCGTGTTGACCGCTGTAGGCCTTGATTGTTCTGGACAGCCACTTCTACCTGCAAATTGTTTTCGGATGTAGCCACAGCCAGAGCACAATCTGTAAGTTGAACTCTTGCTTTCAGGTTCCTTGTTCCAACTCTTGACTGTTCCCATCCAACCATTTCAGTGTGATCCATGTTCCCCTTTTCAACCACATTAAGAGCAACAGATTTACGTGTTGATCTCCCCATAGGAATTTCTGACTTCTTTTCCTCATGAAGACCCTTATTCTCTTTCTCAAGCACCACTGTGGCAACAGATCGCCTAACAGGTTCCTTTACTTTTAGTTGCTTCTCCTCATCTCCACCCTTACCACTTTGAAAGTCCTTTCTGTCCATTTTGTTGTGAGCCTGGTTCTCCTTATTAAGCATATTAGGAAGAATAGATTTCTGCATTGATCTCCTAACATGTGCCTTAGCATCCGTTTCAGCAACTAGAAACCCAATCTCCTTCTCAAGCATATCCGACGGAACAGATTTACGTGATGAGAGTCTGACAGGTTGCTTCACAACTAATTGCTTCTCCGCACCTTCATCCTTAGCATTCTGAATCTCTTCACTAACACCTTTAATATCTTTAACCGGCACAACGGATTTCCGCATTGATCTCCTAGGGTTCTTTTCTGCACTGAGATCCTTCTCTTTCTCAAGCATAGCTGAGACAACAGATTTAAGCGTGGATCTTCTAACAGGTTCTTTCACTGCTGGTTGCTTCGCCACAACTTCACCATTAGCATTATGGATCTCTTCACCAACACCTTTGATATCTTTAACCGGCACAACAGATTTCCGCATTGATCTCCTAACATGTGCCTCGGGTCTCTTTTCTGCAATTAGATCCTTGTCCCCTTTCTCAAGCATAGCTGAGACAACAGATTTACGAGTTGATCGTCTAACAGGTTCTTTAACTGCTGGTTGTTTCTCCACATCTTCACTCTTAGCATTATGGCATATCAATGGCCGAGCTATGTTCGAGTCTTTGGCCTCCACTGGTGCACTACTCGATTTGTTGGTTTCTGAATTTGCATTACTGGCCTTGTTTCTCCCTGATCGCCTCAATGGGGGGCACTTACTGGGAGCAGCAAcatgttcttgatcttcttcctcTACAGAAAGCTGTTGATTCCAGCGAGTAGCTGGTCTGCTGGGCTGCCTCTTGTTTTCCAGCTTCTTTCCAACGTGAGTTTCCTCCACCAAACAGTTGTTAACCTGAACAACTCTGTTCCTCAACGACCTGAAAACAGGAGCATCATTTCTAGGCACCTCCAAGATTGTAGGTGTCTCTCCATCCAGGTGCACATCTTCTGTCTTCCTCCTCTTGTTCTCAACAACAGTGGGTGACATCACAGCAGCTGCTACTGAGCGGGATCTTGTGGTCCTAGCAGATACTTCCGCCTTAGCAGACATCTGCGCAGCATGTTCATAATCTCCCCCCTTCCTCGTACTTCTCTTACTTTCAACAACAACAGGTGAGACTCCAGCGAGCGCCACCAATCCAGATCTAAACGTTCTGTCCAGGTCTTGAActttggcggcctgctcctcagCACCAAGTTCATCCTTACCATTTCCAGCCTTCCTCCTccctttcttcctctcaacAACACGAGGCAACAGAAGAGCGGCCTCCGACAAGCTTGATCTCCTCGTGACTCTAGAAGAAATTCCAACTTGCGCACTGACAGCATTCTCCTGGGTCTTGCGCTTTCGCTTCCTATCAGTTGCTTCTCGTACCACCTCCTCCCCTTCTTCGTCAGCCATAGCAGAATTGTTGTGACTTTCGACTCCATCAACAGCACCCCACTTCACTGCATTCCTACTTGACCGCCTCACTGGAGCATCCGCACCAACCACTCCGGCAACACCATCATCATCAGCACAATCACCAGGAACTTCTACAAGCTTCCGCTGACGGCCCCTTCCGCTCACTTGTTCAGCAGGAAGCATCTTCCCAGTCATgcggctccccctcttcaaccGGGGCCTTAATCCTCTTCCGCTCACATCCACCTCTTCCTCCAACGCAAAGGTCACCCTCTTCACCTCGTCCAAATCGCCGCTGCTCGAGCCACCGCCCGAGCGCTTCAAACAGCCCTTCCTCGCCACAACCTCCTCCGCACCAGCGTCCCCCTGAAAAATAAACCCAACAACATCAGCAGGATCAGCACCCCCACCATTCCCACGAAACACAACGAATCGAGCGCGCGAACCACACACGCAGAAACGGGAAACGGCGCGACGGGCGAACAACCCAGCGGAGCATTCCTGCGAGCACTTGGCGCGCGGAGCGAAAGACAAGCGAGGGTTATGGGGCCATGGGGGCGTGCGTCCTTACCgagagcgcggcggcgaggcgggcgGCGAGGTCGGCGTTGGAGCCAACGGCGGGGAGGCCGTGCCGCTTGCAGAGCGCCTGCAGCTCCCGGCGCTTCATCCGCTCGAAATCCATCCCCGCACCCAGCCCGCCGGAGATCACCACAGCCCGGTGCGGCTCCCAGCCATCTCAGCGTCACGGATTCGGACTCTGACCTCGTCCTCTCGAAGCTTTCGGGGTGGCGACGCGGCGGATTGCTCCGGGCTTGTGCTGCTCGGTGGCTTTTTGGAGCGTTTGGGAATTCAAGTTGGATGCGGTGGTTGCTCGGTGGGCCCCGGGTGGTGGCAAGTGGGAACGCGCGAGTCCGCTCGGTGAGCGGTGATGATTCACAGGCTGACTGGTGGGTCCCAAAGTGGAGGGGCCGCGTGGCAGTGGGAGCGAGGCGAGGCTTGCagcgggaggaggcgacggGTTTTGAATTTTGGGGCTTCCCGCCCAGAACGACGCACCAAAGAAGGGAAATTTTAGGCGTAAAGGAGAGCCTATCCATCGACTTGCTGTTTGAATTTACAGTATATATTCAAAAGTCTATCCACCGACTTGATGTTTGAATTTACAGTGTATATTCAATTTGTTTTTTCAATTTTAAACCAAGTGTTGAAAGATAATTTCTTGTAGCTTTTGTTTGCCGCATACTAGCAACAGATATTTAGTTAGTAATTCCCAATGGTATAAGGAAAATTACTCATATACTGAAATAGAGGTAAAATGGTCTTTTATAATATTTAACATAGGTTCATAGCCTGTCTAACAGAGGCGATggtataaaagaaataaaactcACTATTTGATGGCATAGAAGGAAATCAGACATTTTCAATGACGCATCGTAGAATCAGTCGCTATTCAGGGGTAAATTGTTCGTTTTCCCCATGAACTACATAGTACACTAGTTACTAAGTACATACTACACTACTGTAGCATGCTGCCCTGAGCCCCTGCTCAACCTCAACTCCTCAATCCTCGAGCCTCAACATTAAGACAAGAGAGAATAGCTCAAGCAGTCAGGTCAAGCCTCAAGTGCTTAGTGCACTCAGTGCTCACCACTCACTAGACACCAGTCACCAATCACCAGAGTCTAGAATCAAAGAAATGGAGAAGAGCAGAGCATCGAGCAGGAGTGCTCGCTGGGGACTGGCCGACTGGGGACTGCTCGCTGGGGACTGGCCGACTGGGGTCTGGTCTCTAGCTCTAGGGACTTTGGGGTTGGGGAGGCCGAGGGGCCAGGCCGCTGGAGCGATGGGATCTtccacctgccgccctgccgaGTGATGTCGCTGGGAGCTGGGAGCACACGCCTAGGGTCGATGAGGACTTGGAGAGGCCGTGAATCAGTGCGGGGTGATGCCACCGTCGGGGAATCAATGTTGAACACGCATGGGCAAGGTCGGTAGAGGGGCACTTGGTACTAGACCATGGGGTAGAGGGGAGGGGTGTGGGTCATTTAGACCAATCCTGTGCTAGAGCCCCTTAGCACGAACAGTAGGTCCGCCCTGAAATGAGTGACGACAGGTTCGCACAAAAAATGACTTTTCTTTAGCACCGATCAATACACATCCGTATCAATTCGCTAGCACACCATTCGTACAGCTGCTATTGTTCTTGCACACATAAACTGCAAGCAGCATTTACCAAAATGCACCTGATGCTACCATCTGTATTCATACATATGATGATACAAAGTCATTCTAAAAACTGATACCCCGGCGGAACCAGTGTTGGAGATGCTAACCACCATGGCTGAGTGATCCACCAAGAGTAAGAGGAAGTCGAGGCTGCTCCGTTGTTGCTCTTGCTAACACTTCAAATGCAGATCATGCAACACTACGAGTACCCTTAAGAAACCTTGTCTTCGATTCAATGAATCTTTGTCTCATTTAAACCTCTTGTATCTCATTCCTTGCTTGCAAGTACCCCTCTCAGGACCGTCTCTCTTTTATGTCTACAATGTGTCGCCACCACCACTAGCACAATTACTTATCACGAAATAGGGAAACCCCtagttatttaaaaaaaattgaacaaccCTTAAGAGAAGAAAAACACCGAGGACCTAGTAACTTATTCCATTTTCACACAAAAGTATGTTCCATGTTCAAGCCATCTCAATAAGAACTATCTCGAGGTAACAAAAGTAGACCCACGtaagctgtcggagggtgaactcctcaagcagggatccggagggaccccctttgagattcgaccggggggtgattctgaatccgttttgcgggtgaaataaatgggcgtaaatgagatgcaggtggaatggaaggatcggatgcaggaagtagtaaatgctcaggggatttttagacaggttcgggccgcactgagcgtaacaccctactcctgtgtgtatgctataaatgttcTGAGAATGTTTCTCGGGGTgcttgctgggttacaagaatatttgtctagtctagagctccgtgctccttgttcttcagcctatttaagcttctgtgcttgtcgcCAGTTGCCGAGGATTCGATCTCGTCTGAACTGGTCTCTCTTCTGTGCTTCACTTGGCTACTGTCCCGTGTCGTTCTTTGGCGAGCCCGCCCGGCATATATACCTGTCGGGGCggtagcatgcccagaaagggttggtgcgagttccaaggcgccataaatggaaagcaaccatcatgggttgctacgtgaggtgacggggagggttgaaaacgcgccctcgtccggtcttgttcgtcatcatgccgttcttcaacgggcgccgcagggagggcccaccgggcagccaccgagcagcccggcgtgcccgcccgatcaaagcaagcctgacacagcaggtcagcaggcggggcgccttgggcttcgcgatgttatcccgaggcgcgccggatatcccgcgatgggacccgtgcattaaatgtccccacgcctccctgccaggccgtggcagggactgaccgAAAGCATGGAGGGAGCAgttagaagtgacaggccacgcgccctcttaaatgcagcatcaggcctctcaccggttgacacctcaccgttggacctctgtgggggccaccgacgaaggacttctcaggccctcggggaaccgagtgctcggaggctacTGTTCGCTgtcccaagcactctctcccagatatgccctttcttggtccttggggaaccgagtgctcggggaccactgttcacggccccgagcactctctcccggaactggttgTTCGGGTCCTcaggaaaccgagtgctcgagggacactgttcatggccccgagcactctctcctggaactgactttccttgggtcctcgggggactcgggtgctcgagggccactgttcgcagccccaagcaccctcttcccggtacttggcttttcttattgtcgggggacttgagtgcttgggggccactattcgcagccccgagcactctcttcccagtacttggtcttctcgggtcatcagggaactcgggtactcggggaccactgttcatggcccaagtaccctctcctgggacttggccttctcgggtcatcggggaactcgggtactcggggaccactgttcatggccccaagcaccctctcccgggacttggtcttctcgtacctcacGGGGATAATCCccacgggagggcgccacgtggcaacctgctgatctggcctcgggactcggggacccctggttccggtGTCACCGATATAAACCATCTAGCTGACATTAAACAAATCACCCATAACAGTATGATGAGTCAAAAAAATGTATAATGAGTGCTTTTTTCCTTGTTGCACTATCTGtcctacttaaaaaaatgacttgtgattttttttattcggATCCAATTCCCGTTTCGCTCCTTTGTCAACGACCCACCTCATGTTAAATGAGCACCGATGCCATAATCACCGCCCCACATCTCCCCTCCCCTAATCCCCTCCTCAAGCCACATTGCCTTCTCCTCGCTCGCTCCCTCCTAATCCACGGCACTCCCCATTCAGAGCCACCTCGGCCTTGgcctcgtcctcctccagcGGTAACCGCACTGCCCCACCTGCACCCAGCAACAGAAGTGGGCACCCTCTGACCTAGTATAGTCTCCCCCAGTCCCGGCCCCTACCACCTCCATCAACTGCATCATCCACCGCCTTCGCAACCTCGGCCTCGCCCTCGACAATGACGAGTCCTCCGCCTCCATGGCCAGCGCTCTGCCCGGTGGCTCCCGTCTTCCCGCTCCACCCAACCTCCTGTCCCCACGTCACCTCTCCACATGAACCGCTCCTGTTCCCTCCCACTTGCGCGACCACTCACAGGATATGGAGGGCGTAGGCATGTGCTCAAACCTTCTAGTTTGCCTTGTCCCACGTCACCACCGTGAGGCTTCCCTACGGCGCTCTAAACGCGTGGGGGCGAGGCATGCTCACGCAAAGAGGTCACGCTCGCATCTTGCACACAAGACCAGGGAGAGAGAGGTTACCCACCGACGCTCCAAGAACATCACAAGTTGGGTGTGGATTCGGTTATGGAGTTGAAGGCGGGTTGACATTTGTTTCGAGGAGGTGGAGAGAGGTGAGACATCGactggagggagagatggggcCATCCATGAGGCCCGAGGAGAGGACCACCAGCTTCGCTGTGGTTTGTAGCCTCCTCAGCTGCTTTGTCCGCAAAACGGTGCCGCAACGGCAGAGCTCGACCTCGGTATCAAAGGTGAACAGCGGCGCTGGCGGTTTCATCCGAATTTTACTGTTGACAactgattgatttttttttcttttggtttgtggggaagaattgcaaattttgttgttTGCGGCTCTGTTGCTGCAAAAAGATTTCAGTTTTGTGGGGATTTCATGTGAGATCTGAGACGGGTTTTGGATCTTAGAGGTGAACTTTCACGACTTTCTGATGTCTTTGCCTGGAATTTTTGACTCGTTGATTCTGTTTTAGTTTTGTTGTAGGTGAAATCAAGACACAGAGGGCGTCAATGACAATGAGCTTGCTGCCTAGAGTGGAGGGCGAGGAGgtagagaggaggaaggagaccATGGAGTTCTTCCCTCAGAGCACCGAACCTGGCATGTAGGACGCTATTGCTGCCTCTGATGCTTCTAGGTACCACTACTAACTAGATCACAACATGTTGCTCCATTCGGTTTTAGCTTTGTGCAACAGTTCTTAGGTAGTACTAGCTCTCCTTCGCATCGCCTCGCTACTCCACGACTCCCTTGCAGCGGTGCTTTACGAGCCCCCTGTGGGCTCATCCGCCTCCGTCAAATCTCTCCTCgcctctctcctcccttccccTTCCCACTCCCAGCCCCAACCCTCGGCGGGTAAGGAGACCGCCGACCTTCTCAGTGGAGCACGAGTTAACGAGGGCCAACGTGTTGCTGCTCGATGCTCGCAAGCACGGCGATGACATGCACCTCTCGCCGCCGCAGTGCTCCTACACAAGGTGAGTTTCGAGCCAGTTTTGACATGCTGATTCtgataaattttgaatttttgattgATCAATTACATCCATACAATTGTAGTAGCAATAATTCATCAAGTTGCCTCGATTCCATCATACAATTGTAGCATAACTCATTGAGTTGCAGCGATTCccattttttagaaaaaaaaaattgcatcgaTTTTTGAAAGTACTTGATAtcaactagaggggggtgaatagttatttctgaaaattaaaactttgcagCGGATCAGACAGTGTCCGAAGACTCCggctcaatccggatactctaggttccggagtatccgagttcacccagATTATCCGAACTACACAGGAACTCAAAATCAAAGTAAATCTAAGCAAGTCTAATATTGTCTACAAGTTACCACATACTCTATAAGATGTATATGCTTCTTTTAACAACAACATGCACTCAAATACTCACAAACAACAATATGGAGACAAATCCTCAAATATCAATTTGAACGAGTAAAGTGTAAGAAagtaaatggagacaagatttgttcTCAAAGTTCggtcacctcacaaagaagtgcttacgtctccgttgaggagctcacaaagagccgggtctttttaaactctatcctcacccaagcaaccacaaagatcgagctagggttcttactcaaatcacgggtaatacaaacttcccgtggcactccacaaagattaggtgctctacgggtgacctcttgccgtctagaagcaccaagcttcaagagtaaagaacgcaGATCGCAGCtaggcaagaactcaaatgctcaaaggtttgcttttgctctcttgctctaGATTTCACTCCCTaaaccctaactctcaaatcttgcaaagatcaagcactagaggggtttgggagggctgTTGAATGCTCTTTAAAAGGTTGGTTCACATGTAGCTCAGCAGCATTGAAtggagggggtgaagaggtatttatacccttcccccaaaaactagtcgATATTGTGCTTTTCAGAcagacccagagtatccgggttcacctggAGACTTCGAGTAGCACAAAAACACACGCACCTAActtgtcagaactagccgttacactaactcggagtatccgggttcacccggagactccgagtaacACTTGAGAAAAACAGCTAAGAAACTAGTTCGGAGGATGCCCGGAGGGTCCGAAAGCATTaggactcggagactccggaccaactcggagactccggctttAGCACCCTCGGCAGATAGAGACTCTTTCTCGGAGTCTCCCACTCCGGGATACTGATAGCATCCAGAGTAtctgggctaacccggagactccgagctcAGGCTTTGAAGCGAGATAGAGACTCTCTCTCGAAGACTCCGGAACACTTTACAcagtctggagtatccgggctaacccggaaaCTCCGAGCTCAGACTTAAAGTCAGACAGAGACCTTCTCTCGGAGtcttactcggagactccgcAACACTAACAGAATCCGGAGTTTCTGggctaacccagagactccaggcTCAGACAACTCTACCCTTTTTCCCAGTGTCCGTGAGCgattgtgtctctcaaaatttggttttaacaagatactttgagcactgagatactagcaagactatcaaaatgcatccctcttaatagtacgacattcttaaactcaaattcaaaagtaaaataaattaaaccCTATGAGTTTCTTAATGCcgcttctattttctttttgagagacTCAAAGACTAAATTCTGTTCATAAACTCGATAAACTCATAGGATATAGTATtaggatttggaaaaaaaaaatcaaacttcataagtcaaattatatgcatgtttagtgtatgAAATAATAAAAGTTATATCGATATATTCATATTTCACAGATCTTTTAATACgatattaattttatagcaattgataatatattgtaagagaaattaatgatCAATGTATACTTTTGAAGATTTTTCAAATTCTAATATGCtctataaaaaggaaaaaaaagggagtATTTATTTGTCACCAAAATAGAAATGCACCACACTCACTTGTTCAATCGAAATATGCTACCTCAACTCGAAATTAATGCATATCTTAGCCAATTGATTTTTTGCCACCATCAAGAAGTGGCTTTGCTTATTTGCTTCTATGACTCATAGTCATTGATTCAGATAATCTCACGTTTCATTGACATGAATGGTATCATAATCAAATGATCAATATTTTCGGTGGCAAATTATCAATTTATTCAGTTTGACCCCTGTTGAAAAGACTACTCCTGTTCATCCACGCCTAGGGTGTGTTTGGCATGCGTACTATAACTTGCCAACTCAAAATTTGGCTATGTCAAAGCAAAATTCAGGGAAAGAAGATAGTGCTTCATATGATTCGatgtttatttatattttctataCGATTGACAATTTATATCCATTAATATCTGTTTTCGAATTCTCAAAAACATTATAGGATCAACATCTTCTGATTCTAACCATGAGCCCACTTGGTCCTAGTTTAGGGCAATGAAGAAGCTTCCATAATAACATGATTCTATAGTGGTCAGCACACTATTTTGTCATCTACTTTCTGAAATCCACTGAATATTCATGTACAAGGACTTACAGATCAGTTGCCTAAAGCCCCCATCATACAAAATTTTCAGTACCTGTAATAAGATTACGAAATATCTAGCAGATCAATTGCCTAGAGCACACAATGGCCCCATCTTATACAATTTTCAGTACCTGGAATAAGATTAGGGCCTATGTAACATAGCAGTTGCCTAAAGCACACAGTGGTCCCATCTTATACAATTTTTAGTACCAGTTGTCGTTCTCTGTCTACATCCTACCCAACAAAAGAACAGAAACACAAGGCTagaaaatacataattgcaGGAAAGCAAATGATACTAACTAGATGATTCCCTGGTCAGAAAGGGTGTAAAATACACATATTGCTGAGGGAATGGTCTTACATAAGAAATACTGGCCTGTAAACATGCTACTCCATACT
Proteins encoded:
- the LOC133906156 gene encoding uncharacterized protein LOC133906156 isoform X6, with the protein product MDFERMKRRELQALCKRHGLPAVGSNADLAARLAAALSGDAGAEEVVARKGCLKRSGGGSSSGDLDEVKRVTFALEEEVDVSGRGLRPRLKRGSRMTGKMLPAEQVSGRGRQRKLVEVPGDCADDDGVAGVVGADAPVRRSSRNAVKWGAVDGVESHNNSAMADEEGEEVVREATDRKRKRKTQENAVSAQVGISSRVTRRSSLSEAALLLPRVVERKKGRRKAGNGKDELGAEEQAAKVQDLDRTFRSGLVALAGVSPVVVESKRSTRKGGDYEHAAQMSAKAEVSARTTRSRSVAAAVMSPTVVENKRRKTEDVHLDGETPTILEVPRNDAPVFRSLRNRVVQVNNCLVEETHVGKKLENKRQPSRPATRWNQQLSVEEEDQEHVAAPSKCPPLRRSGRNKASNANSETNKSSSAPVEAKDSNIARPLICHNAKSEDVEKQPAVKEPVRRSTRKSVVSAMLEKGDKDLIAEKRPEAHVRRSMRKSVVPVKDIKGVGEEIHNANGEVVAKQPAVKEPVRRSTLKSVVSAMLEKEKDLSAEKNPRRSMRKSVVPVKDIKGVSEEIQNAKDEGAEKQLVVKQPVRLSSRKSVPSDMLEKEIGFLVAETDAKAHVRRSMQKSILPNMLNKENQAHNKMDRKDFQSGKGGDEEKQLKVKEPVRRSVATVVLEKENKGLHEEKKSEIPMGRSTRKSVALNVVEKGNMDHTEMVGWEQSRVGTRNLKARVQLTDCALAVATSENNLQVEVAVQNNQGLQRSTRKSSNHNLSDDNKAHPGPNKYVSCERVGEEGMKLRKRRRSSMEISSPANDSWNTEGFGGQKFRKEQSAQTPNGKDNTGTNHEKPLKSQKESNSTTSKGRPAKRRKTTAPEEVMSVEEAKSDDMVISEATQDGDKVAREYSKESSSKIQEICQVNATGEEFSSGPLLVTLPEETCIVQSVHKVIPGSESGDVDKWCQNPEIYHSCAMESSDKCKQAQEYSDIETDDSHLFETRFGELDQSSSISELVPHTGIVSENKTLTDEGEVNLGAKRIQIVKAGSYEVGLEALNKSVGIAQEIRSSTAVLILEAEATVDDSYTVNAETKKQLDEVPVGAAEVASPILSYCDDTTVTVTEPQFAWQKDSHDVSTDDVLPIYFTVGNREEQSPVAEQGRVGGKTNTSESGEKNLADVMSTGLHTKDVVPIDFTIEEHEEQYSVSPVAVEKRVSREASASESAGIALVGILSTGLQTKNLQHVCDVLTKETGEGSKPEVHCDAIAEESILVADLGKCLSKGSKGNPLSTNLYSEGDTDDSILPVLNAAKGCSSDGTHSSFGLKLLFAEECKENYSSNEFVGLYMEADCSLAGKDMRLVADNPDDEQAIVQVQQGDVQEGTLEKPSLSSATPECKHEYGLPEEAVLHSMKNKVCLPSAEQSPFGLQSLFSQESIEKSVEYGSLASATAHTENGVGELKDCHVKCALEKSPLSGPVSRYDTQEGSCLMSKNDNGLPKSGHDEERGSSSLSDFLVDAKHREELINSEEVACKSEGSRKLVHSEGHSASCEKSDVNWPADNAYGISDAVPSSSLHAPANDNDDVCLGSTLAQLESTDFLDKMIGCSNTEVLHRGHKDRCNEDREEQVASGPCTNDIMEAATAKYIENGVVLLPAEERSNLKDGQLNSMLEGTKVMESGLNSNNDVSNTSDNGSVVGIVGKKTPSGSILPKDSPTDHYLRQELFDGFSVETSLEGSAILGEKIAPSVGATIGNPSFSLATPGYKHEGALSEEAVRRMKNYAGTCSSDTRQLLMELQSLFSKESTEEYDPLDGLAFPSAESGGDGSTVRHVEKLVGTLVSSEPDTYQGPRQDLSRAEEKEGRVTVSLEDNEQEGFLKSRQMKDWDLSSQFDLTEDAHHIERDIIAEEVLCEEKEKRKSMPTTDSDILHEKSHSNGYGICQSRGLKHKDEINSKLSSCDTEVLHQDHKEECNELNEDKVTPEVLENDMSEAALVEEMESAIMLLPVAVMSELLDEQLNPKLESDEGEEHSFSCDKDTIETFCTGSVKNELSHLPKDCHIDSCQKQEVPDNLSVPKSPEESANCQDENVLRSGPCQTSGKKCIDESSSMQLTSNIEAVNQDHEECNENNEDQITLGIPAINMSEAAQIERLERELGLNPSAGTSALPDEQLYTKLEGNEVDEHSCSYDKDTCSLFYTESVGNNKASNLPKDTHGDPSNDHDLPNDLSAPRCPKKSTIFQNDTLLGSVGISQSSRRRAVDKISTKLQSFKVSSTVKGSYIAMSAPRTKQGDNLSQSAIALLRNKENTPAVKADRPVKLNPDCSAAKDSSRRTLQPISGRPRDH